The Candidatus Glassbacteria bacterium nucleotide sequence GTCCTCGAAGGCCAGCGGGGCCTCTTCCTTGCGTTCCAGTTCGCAGACCATCAGCCAGCCGTGGGGCTTCATCTCGATCACAGGGGAGATGCGGTGACCGCCGCTGTCCGGCACGGGAGTCAACTCACCCCAGAGCGCGTCGCGAAACTCGGCCGGCTCGATATTTGCGACGACCGAGAAACTGGGAGATTGGCTCATTCCCTCTTTCTGGTCGCTGTATTCCATGGCCAGTTGGTAGAAACTCTCGCCGGCCAGAATCCGTTCCCGCAGCGATTCGGTGAGATTGTACGCCCGCTGCCAGTCGTCCTCGCCGATCACGGCGGCGGCCAGGATATGCCGCGCCTTGACCTCTTTCTGGCGGCGGGCCTCGACACGGATCAGGTGCCAGCCGAACTTGGTCTGCACCATCCGCACGTCGCCCACCTTCATGCTGAACGCCGCACCCTCGAATTCTTCCACCATCTCGCCGCGGCTAAAAAACCCCAGATCGCCGCCGGACGAGGCACTGGGTCCATCGGAGTTATGCTCGGCCAGCCAGGCGAAATCCACCTGCCTCTCCAGAAAGACCCTGTACAGGGAATCGATCCTGGCCTTGGCCCGCAAGACTTCGGCCTCGCCGGGTTCTGGCGGCACGATCAGATACTGGAACTTGACCTGTTCCGGGCTGTTGCCCATCGGCTGCTGCTCGAACAGCTCGCGGGCCTCGTCCTCGGTAATTTTGACCTGGGGAAGTTCGTGGCTGTGCTCCTGAAGGTATTTCTGGCGCAGGAGTTCCTCGGTGGCCTGCTGACGGTACATCTCTTTGAGTCCGACCATGGTCTGGCCGACAGCAGCCAGGTCGCGCTGAAAGGCGGCATCGGATGAATAGCGGCTGCGAAGTTCGCCCAGGTGGCTTTCCACCAACCGGTTCACTTCGTCGTTGGTGACTTCGATCTTGGCCGCGCGGGCGTGATGGAGCAGCACGTTTTCGGAGATTTCCTTCTCCATCACTTCCAGGGACAGCAGCCTCATCGCGGTCGTATCGTTGACATCGACCCCCCGCTGCTGGGCGGTCGTGATCGTGAGCATCTTAATTTCGCTCGAAAGGATGATCTCGCTGCCCACCACCGCGGCGATATCATCGAGTACCAGTCTGCCGCTGCCATCGCGCTGCTGGGCGGCGGCAGACCCGGCGGCGAGCAGCAGGGCAAGGATCAATCTGACTGTCATCGGTTACACCTCTTTCGGGCAGCGATTCTTTTTTATCGGCGTAGGTTAGAAAAAAAGTACGCGTAAATTGTGCTACCGTTTAGTATCCCCTGCGGGGAAAAATGTTCGCATCCGGTGAGCGCAGGCCGAACCGCGGATGGCACGGCTATCCTGCTGTCCTGTCGTAAATTGAAAATATAACGAGCGTGGGCGGGAGTGTCAATCCGCTCCCTGGGATATCAGGGAACCACCCGGATGTCGGCGTCGGGGTGGGCGGCCGGGTCGAAAGTGATCACCTCGGAGTCCCCGCCCCAGATCACCCTTACGCTCAGCCTGTCCAGACGGACAACCTCCGGCGCCGGATCACCCTCGCGCCAGGGATAGATTACCGCGAGGTAGCGAATCCGGCGGCAGGGTTCCGTATTCGAGAGCCAGATATTGTGGGTGACCACCTCGGGGTAATCGCCCTCCCAGTTGCGGTCGTAGCGGGTGATCGGCCTGACATGGGGACGGTAATCCTCCCCGGTGATCGGGTTGACCAATCCCTGCCCGGCCAGCCTGTCCTCGAATTCGGTTTTCCTGTCGGCGGCCACGCTGACCAGGATGTTGACCCCGCCGAGAGTGTAGGTGAACTCTCCCCGGCCGCCGTCCCATTCAAGCGGGACCTCCTGCAGAACGTGATAGAGCCAGCTGAATGTGCTGCCCTCCGGCCGCTGAGCCGAGTCTACCTCGAGATCGTCGAGCATCACGAAATAGCGGCCGTCGACGAAGAGCACGTGACGGTCGGCGCGCAGGAGATACGACAGGTCGCGCTCTTCGTAGGGATCGTTTGTCCCGTCACCCAGCTTGCCCCAGAACTCGCGGTAGAGGTAAGGGTACTGGATGTACGAGTTCGCCGCCTCGCCCTTGATGTAGACCGTCCCGTCGCGCTCGGCGTAGCGCTCGATCCTGGCCGCCCAGGGATTGTGAAGTTCCAGCCGGAAATTGTTCATCCGCGCCGGGTTGGGCTGCGCCTGCCCCAGCCCGTCAACCAGCACGATATTGTGGCTCATCGAGTGGTGGGCGTGACGGTCTCCGTTCTGGGTGCTGCCGCCGGCGTGGGTGATATTCTCGCCGTAGGCGTAAATCTGGTAGCCGTTGTCGCTGAAAAAGCTGTGGTTGTAGGCGCCGCGCGGCCGCGCGCGGAAGGTTATCCCCACGTTATCGGCAAAGTTGTCGAGTTCGCCGGGGTAGAGGTTGCTGGCGCTCACCCAGCCGCCGTCGGGGAACAGCCGCGAGCGCGGGGCCGGTTCCCTGGTCTCCGGCTTTTTGTAGTAATGCGGCAGGGCATACTCGATCCAGGGCCTGTGGTACTTGCGATGGGTGCCGTAGCCGATCTGCTCCAGCCTGCGGAGGGCATCGCTCCAGCCGGTCAGGAACCGGGCGTTGCCGGTAAGATAGGCCAGTTTGCGGAAACTGCTGACCCGGTTATTAAGGTAATACGGCTCCATCAGGCCGATATTGCCGAACGAGAGGTGCGGCAGACCCATCACGGCCGTCCTGGTGAACCATTCGCCGATATCGTGCAGAAACGGATTGCGGCCGAAATTCGCATCGGCCAGCGCCATGTCGTAGTAACTGACGGCGAACGTGTGCCACTTGAACTTGGAGAGTCCGTAGCCGGGACCCTCGTTCCACGCATCCTGGCCGAACGGGCTGTTGACGCCGGTGTAATAGTTGACCGCCAGCTCGTAGGTGGTCTGGAAAATCCCGCCCTCCTCGTAAGCGGCCAGCCCGGCCGGGACTGTGTAGTTGATATTCTCGAACGGGTGGCTGGAGGGCCCCACCGCTATGCTGCCGGCGGATACGCGGGTGCCCCTGCGCTGACGCCAGGAGTAGCTGTTGACGATATGGTCGGTGCGCCAGCGGAGGCTTTCGAGCACGATCTTGCGCATATCGGCGGTCAGGCGGTCGTGGAACCAGTCGTAGAACAGGCTCAGGTATTCATTGAGCGCAACCGCGTCCTCGCCGCCGCCCTCGGTGCCGGAGGGCGCGGTAGCCCCGCCGGTGGTCCAGCCGGCGACAGTCACCATCCGGCCGGCTACGGCCAGGAACCTGTTATCGCCGGTGAGCATGTGGGCGAACGCCATGTTCATCAGCCGCTCGATTATCAGCATATACGGGTCATCGCCGCCGTCGGGGTCGGGCCAGGCCGGGATATCCGGGTACAGGGCGCGCAGGGAATCACGGCCGATAGTGTCGGTGCGGGGGAAGTCGGCGAACCAGGACGCCCGCAGGTCGGCGGTGGCCTCGCCGAGGACTTTCTCGTAGATCTCGCGGCTGAACGGGTGGGTTCTGGCCAGGGCGCGCAGGCTGTCGGTGTTGGAGCGGGTAAAGATGATCCGCGGGTGGCCGACGCCCTTGAAATCCGGTTTCGCCAGGCCGGAGCGGTCCCAGGTGACGGCTTCCGGCGCAATGACGAACGAGCGGGTTTTCCGCCAGTCGATCCCATTTACGAGTTCAGGGTCGTAGTAACCGACCCGCCAGTAAATCGCGCCCGGCGCTGGAAAGGGGGAGAGCGTGTTGTAGAAATTGAACGGAGTGGCCGGGATATCCACCAGCACGCTGTCGAAATCCGGGTCGGCGGAGACCTGGAAGCGCCAGTGGCGGATGGGCAGGTGGTTCCGGTCCTCGCGGCCCGGCGGGAGCATGATTGTCGGTTCGTAAGGCCAGCTGAACCGCGGGGGGTTGAGCCGCACGGTGTCGCGGTCGCCGGGCCGCCAGACCACGGCCAGGTTGTAGAGCATGCTCTCGGACACCGGCTGGCCGCTGTTGGCCCCGGTGAAGACTACTAATCTCTTTCCTTCAGTAACGGCACCTTTATTACAACCATAAACGAAAACAAAAAAAAGCACTAAGAGTAAGTTACCAGTGCTCATATTAAGGCGATGATTTATATTGCATTCACTAAAAATTTTTGAATCCCCGATTCATTTGATTCAATATTTGAAAATATCTTTTCCCCAACATCACAATATCTCGCGACCACTTTTGTATTTATTTGTTCCAAATCTTCAAAAATGCCCAATGAGCTAAATTCAAATCCCCATTTCTCAAATTGGAAAAGAGTAATTGTTGCGTCTCTAGTTTTGTCCTCATTAGCCAGAGCAAAAATAAGTAGTGGCCTTTTCATGCTATTGATTCTACAATCAACAACATATTTCTTTTTATTATCTCTTTCCTTGCTAAACCAATCGAATTCAACTCTACTTTCATCCATATTTTCTAAAATAACTCGCCTGAAATCTTCGTAAAAAATCGATTTTGCTCTTTCTTGAGCTAAATACTCTATATCCGAGATTTTTATTAATCCTTGAATAAAAGAAAATACTGAGTCGCCAAATTCACCATTTTCAATTTTGAGTCTCAACTCCCCTCTATTATCTTTTATACCGTACTGCTCCAAAGTTGTATTTATTATTTTGTTTCTTGTTCCTCGACTCAAATCGTTTTCTTCCATTTCATATGTCAGATGCATGATTGTATGGCCTTCATCTGACAAATACCAGTGCGCACCACTTTTTTTGATTAAAACAACGAAGTGATCACCATCACTAAATGTGAAAGGCGTGGATACAAAATACCTGTCTATACCTTCTTTTTGTATGTGAACTTTCTCACATATTTTTTTCTTAACTTCTTCTTCTATTTTGGTTATGTTCACCATAATAAATCACCAAAGCTTCATTTGTCCGTCAAGTGACGGTGTAAAACCACATTCTTGCAACATCAAACTCAGTGCACTATCTAAATCAAAAAAACTTTTTGATAATTCTGCGTAAGTTTCATCCTTCCATGGACTGTCTACATATTTTTCTGTAGCTGTGTGTTTGTGAAAACCACGGAATGTTTCCTTTTCCAAATGATTTGTATGTTCATGTGTATTTCCGTTGTAGCGCCGAAGAATTATTATCCTGTTGGTTTCCTGTGGACAATACGCTAAGATCACAGAAAATGACAAGTGATTATGTTGGCTTTGACGCAAAAGCAACCTGAAATAATTCCCATTCTCGCCCTCTAATTCAAGTTGAGCTTCCTTATTTCTATTTCTAATCTTTAATGTTAGCCTCTTTTTATAATCGGGAGGTAATCTTTTCTCCTCTCTCAATAACTCTTCTATCCAATCATCTGTTAATTCTTTCACGTCATTCTCCTCAACTAAACATTAAAACCTCCTTAGAATTTATTCAAATCAAAACCCTAAATCAATTGTCTTTGTATAAAATCAAAACAGCACCCTGGCCCCGGCCGAGGGCCGCAGGGCCAGCAGGGCGTCCTGGGGGCGCTGGGCGTAGCGCTCGGCGGCGGCGGGGAATTCCTTGATCGCGTCTTCGTAATATTTCTCCTTCAATGCCGCCAGGACCGTGTCCACCTTGTCATCGGCAACGAGGTGGACCGTGCAGCCGCCCCAGCCCGCGCCGGTCAGACGGCTGCCGCTGGTGCCCGCCTCGCGGCCGAAATCGACCAGCAGCTCCAGGCTGGGGTGGGAAATCTCGAAATCATCGCGGCAACTGATCCAACTGCCGTTCATCCGGCGGCCGAACGCCTCCCCGTCGCCGGCCTCGATCACTTTCACGCTCTCCTCGACCCGGATCGCCTCTGAGATCACGTGGCGCGCCCGCGCACCGATCCGCAGGCCGTCCTCCGGCTCGGGCAGCGGCTCGCCGGAGCGGGCCGTGTAGAGCGTGCTTTCCACCTCTTCCAGGGGTTTGTCCAGGAATTCGGCGACATCATGCCTGGTGTAGCGCTCGCGGGTGAAAGTCCGCTCGTGGCCCCTGAGGGTTTCGACCCTGCCGAGCTTGAAAAAGATATCCCCGATCCGCTCGATACCCTCGCCCTCCAGCCCCATGGTTTTAACCATCATGGCGCAGGCGATCTGGCAGGCGGCGGGCAGGAGGTTGAACCTGATCCGCGAGACCTCGGTCTTGGCCGAGACAACCATCGAGTTGGCCACGACGATCGTGAAGCCGGCGGGGAGCGCCACGGGCCGGGCGGAGAGCGGAAAGAAACCGATCCTGAGCGCCTTGCCTTTTTCGCTGAGGATACTGGCGGCGTGATCCATCCCGCCGCCCTGGGTGCCGACATACCACTCGGCCCTGGCCATCAGGTCGGCCAACTCCAGCGGCGGCATGCCGAGGCCGGAGGACTCCAGCACGGCCATCGCCGAGGCGACCACCAGGGTGCTGCTGCTGGACAGGCCGGAACCGACCGGCACGGTGCCGAGAAACGAGCCGTTGAATCCCTTGAGCTTTTCCACGCCGCCCTGGTGATCGACAATCCCCTGCACGCCGGCCTTGATATAGTTGCCCCAGTCGCCGGTGTCGAACTTGGGAATGTCGGGGGAGATCTCGAACTCGCGGTCGTCGTATTCCGGGTTGACCGCAATCACCTTCCTGTCATCGCGGGGAGAGAGTGCGATCAGCATATCGTAGTCGATAGCCATCGGGAACACGGGGAGTCCGTTGTAGTCCAGATGTTCGCCGATCACGTTGACCCTGCCCGGAGCCTTGAGCACGATTACCTGCTTATCCTCGGGAAACCTTTCGGCGTGGTATTCCAGCACTCGCAGGAAACGGTCGGTGACGTCGATGTTGTAATGCTTGTCGAGCTGAGCCAGCAGTTCGGAGTCCCTGTCGCCGAGACGGGCGATCAGCTTATCTCTGTCTGTCATCTTGCGGTCTCCCCGGAGTACTTTTCTGTTGGTATAGTTAACGGCGGAAGCGCTCAAGCCGCCGGCGGATTACCCGTTTATCCCATCCTGGGCTTTTCGCCGGTGCGAAACACCACGCGGTCGTAGGCCGCCCCGGGCCGGAGGTTGCGGAAGTTGACTGGGAGGCAGGCCGCGAATTTTTTATCGTCGATCGTAACGCGGAACGGCCCGCCGATTTCGAACTTCACCGTATCGACCATCTGCACATCGTTCAGGGTGATCTCGCTGCCCCCCTCATCGAGAGGCATCACCGCACCCAGCTTGCCCCAGCCGACATCGTTATCTCCCTGAGCGATCCTGACAACCGGTAAGTCCATTGCCTGCTCCTGTTGTTTTGGCCGAATCAGGGCGGACACGTGGGTCCGCCCCTACATCAAATCCTTAGCGGACGAAACAGTGAATTGGTCTGGTGAAAATGATTAGAAATATTAACCTGTTCAGGTTTTTTTCTTTAGCCGTTCGATCTCGCGCCAGGCGATATCCCGGCGGCAGTAGCCGCCATCGAACGAGATCAGGTCCACGCCCTCGTACGCCCTGGCGGCGGCATCGGTCACATTGCCGCCCAGGCCTGTCACACCCAGCACGCGGCCGCCGGCGGTAACCATCGAACCATCGCACTCAGACGTGCCGGCATGGTAGACGATAATATCTTCCCTGCCGTCCAGCTCCGGAGCGAATTCGATTCGCTTGCCCTTTTGATAGCCGCCCGGATAGCCGCCGCTGGCCATCACCACGCACACTGCCGCCCCGTCGGTGACCCCCGCTTCCGCGCCGGAGAGCGACCCCACCGCGGACTCTTTCATCAGCTCCAGCAGGTTCCCCTCGAGCAGGGGCAGCACGACCTGGGTTTCGGGATCGCCGAACCGGCAGTTGAACTCGACCACTTTGGGTCCATCGGCGGTAATCATCAAGCCGGCATACAGGCAGCCCCGGTAGGGAGTTCCCCTGAGCGCCAGCTCCGCCACCACCGGCTCCATAATCCGCCGCATCACAGTGCCCATCAGCAACGGAGTGGCGATTGCCACGGGGGCGTATGAACCCATACCGCCGGTATTGGGTCCGGTGTCTCCCTCGCCGACCGCCTTGTGGTCCTGGCTGGGCACGAGCGGCACCACGTTCCGGCCATCGGCCAGGGCCAGCACACTCAGCTCCTCGCCGGTCATCATCTCTTCGATCACCACCGCAGCGCCCGCCTCGCCGAATGCACGGTCGGCAAGGATCAAGTTAACGGCGTCGCGGGCCGCCAGCCGGCTGCGGCAGACAATCGCACCCTTGCCCGCAGCCAGGCCATCGGCCTTGACCACACACTGCTCGGGTCCATTGCCGATATGGGACAGCGCCGCGCCGAGTTCGGTGAACACTTCGAACGATGCTGACGGCACACCGGCATCGCGCATCAACTGCTTGGAGAACACCTTGCTGCTTTCGATTCTGGCCGCCCCGGCACCGGGACCGAACACATCGCGCCCGGCGGCGATCAGGGAGTCGGCCAGGCCATCCGCCAGCGGGACCTCCGGCCCCACCACCACCAGATCGGAATCGATTTCATTTGCCGTCCGCACGACTGCTCCCACGTCGGTGGGACCGACATCCACACTCCGCGCAAGGCCGGCCATGCCGGGGTTACCGCGGGTGATATAGAATTCACTTTCAGGGCTGTCGGCGGCAAGCCGCCACAGGAGGGCATGCTCACGCCCCCCGTTACCGACAATCAGCACTTTCATTTCAACTCTCCGCGGGGCTTAACTTGACGTATTCTCTCTAATCCAGTCCAGGTAGGGTCCGTGCCCGGCCTCGATCGGCAGGGCGACCACCTCGGGGACCTCGTATGCGTGCAGCTCAACCACCCGGCTGCGCAGGGACTCGAAGAGCGCCGCGCGGGTCTTGAGCATCAGCAGGACCTCGAGCTCATCCTCCACTTTACCCTGCCAGCGGTAGATTGAACGGACCGAGCCCAGCACGTTGCCGCAGGCGGCCAGGCGCTCCTCCACCACTGTCCGCGCGATTAGCAGAGCGTCGTTTTCACTGCCGACGGTTACGAACACAGCAATAAATTTTTGTTCGTGCTTTGAGTTCAAAGACTGCCTGCTTATTATGTTATCTCGTCGCCAACCTGAAATTCGGTGTGAAAATCAAGCTAACACCTACCAGTTGTGATGGCAATACCACCCGGCCAGGGCGAGTGACGGGAATACCCAGCCGAATATTTGCCGCAACCGAGTAGGTATAAATGGCAAGTTTCCCCATTCACCAGTTTTGACAGGAGTGTTCGACTTGAGCGGAATTATGTGGTGCCGCCTGTTCTGTGGAGTATCAGCCTGCCTGGTTCTGCCGGCCTGCGGTGATGGCGGCTCGCCGACCGGTCCGGAGCCTCCGGAGGAACTGGTTTTCGAGTTCACGTTCCAGAACTCGAATGAAGGATTTTCAATCGGATTCGTCGACTACCCCGAGGGACGCGAGGTGGATTTTCAGTTGAGCGGCGGCTGGGCGGCTCTCCCGCAGCACGATTCTTTGGATGCCGGAGATAAGGGCATAATGCTGCACGGGTCGAACCGCAGCGAAGACCTGTTCATATTCGTCAAGCGCATGCTGGATACAGACGACGGAGTGGAGGCCGGAGTGGTCTACAAGCTGGAGATGACAATCAAGCTCGCCAGCAACACCGGCAGCGGGTGCTATGGGATCGGCGGGGCACCGGGCAAAAGTGTGTTTTTAAAGGCGGGAGCCGTCCCTGTGGAACCGTAAGCCGTTCTGGGCGATGAGATTCTACCAGCTCAATATGAACAAAGGCTCTCAGTCCAACAGCGGAGTTGACGACCGGGTGCCAGGCGATGTGACCAATGGAGCCGATAACTGTTCCGGCGGATTGTGGATGTACAAGACACTGACTCTTGATAATTTTTACGTGAGGGCCTCGAACGAAAGTGAAATCTGTCTGCTGCTAGGGACGGACAGCGGCTACGAAGGGATCACGACACTATACTTCTCCGAAATATCGGTCGTGCTGACTCCCATTGACCCGGACATTATTATTCCGGGCACCTGAGATTGAAAATGGAATCTGTATCAGGCGCGGAGGCGGCCCATCGAGGGCCGCCTCCGCGCGTTATGTACCNNNNNNNNNNCGCCGCCGCTTTTTGCCTTTCGTTTTTGCCTTTACCCGAGATTATATACTTCCGCAGGTGTCCGGTAACAAATCAACTCCACGATCTCCGGCTCCAGGCCCAGGCCGTGAAGAGCGAAACTGCCCAC carries:
- a CDS encoding DUF1828 domain-containing protein codes for the protein MNITKIEEEVKKKICEKVHIQKEGIDRYFVSTPFTFSDGDHFVVLIKKSGAHWYLSDEGHTIMHLTYEMEENDLSRGTRNKIINTTLEQYGIKDNRGELRLKIENGEFGDSVFSFIQGLIKISDIEYLAQERAKSIFYEDFRRVILENMDESRVEFDWFSKERDNKKKYVVDCRINSMKRPLLIFALANEDKTRDATITLFQFEKWGFEFSSLGIFEDLEQINTKVVARYCDVGEKIFSNIESNESGIQKFLVNAI
- the galK gene encoding galactokinase translates to MTDRDKLIARLGDRDSELLAQLDKHYNIDVTDRFLRVLEYHAERFPEDKQVIVLKAPGRVNVIGEHLDYNGLPVFPMAIDYDMLIALSPRDDRKVIAVNPEYDDREFEISPDIPKFDTGDWGNYIKAGVQGIVDHQGGVEKLKGFNGSFLGTVPVGSGLSSSSTLVVASAMAVLESSGLGMPPLELADLMARAEWYVGTQGGGMDHAASILSEKGKALRIGFFPLSARPVALPAGFTIVVANSMVVSAKTEVSRIRFNLLPAACQIACAMMVKTMGLEGEGIERIGDIFFKLGRVETLRGHERTFTRERYTRHDVAEFLDKPLEEVESTLYTARSGEPLPEPEDGLRIGARARHVISEAIRVEESVKVIEAGDGEAFGRRMNGSWISCRDDFEISHPSLELLVDFGREAGTSGSRLTGAGWGGCTVHLVADDKVDTVLAALKEKYYEDAIKEFPAAAERYAQRPQDALLALRPSAGARVLF
- the purD gene encoding phosphoribosylamine--glycine ligase, giving the protein MKVLIVGNGGREHALLWRLAADSPESEFYITRGNPGMAGLARSVDVGPTDVGAVVRTANEIDSDLVVVGPEVPLADGLADSLIAAGRDVFGPGAGAARIESSKVFSKQLMRDAGVPSASFEVFTELGAALSHIGNGPEQCVVKADGLAAGKGAIVCRSRLAARDAVNLILADRAFGEAGAAVVIEEMMTGEELSVLALADGRNVVPLVPSQDHKAVGEGDTGPNTGGMGSYAPVAIATPLLMGTVMRRIMEPVVAELALRGTPYRGCLYAGLMITADGPKVVEFNCRFGDPETQVVLPLLEGNLLELMKESAVGSLSGAEAGVTDGAAVCVVMASGGYPGGYQKGKRIEFAPELDGREDIIVYHAGTSECDGSMVTAGGRVLGVTGLGGNVTDAAARAYEGVDLISFDGGYCRRDIAWREIERLKKKT
- a CDS encoding divalent-cation tolerance protein CutA; this translates as MAVFVTVGSENDALLIARTVVEERLAACGNVLGSVRSIYRWQGKVEDELEVLLMLKTRAALFESLRSRVVELHAYEVPEVVALPIEAGHGPYLDWIRENTSS